A stretch of Brassica napus cultivar Da-Ae chromosome C6, Da-Ae, whole genome shotgun sequence DNA encodes these proteins:
- the LOC106432003 gene encoding protein argonaute 2 isoform X2 gives MERGGYRGGRGGDGRGRGGGGRGDGSGRGYGAGGGGDRGRGYGSRGGGDRGRGYGARGGDFGNRGQSSGGSGGGYDRNQQEVRSQSQWGPPPGHGGRGTQSQQQPPPQAVQQPPQAQVSQPGGVGRGAWGRKPQIFSDTAAAAVPPSSPSTVSVSETARGPEMTNPEASSSSSSSEKKVQVASTERKVPMRRPDKGGVVAVRRVNLFVNHFRVHIDPESVIKHYDVDIKREISSKKISRFELCMVRDKLFTDNPGEFPLDMTAYDGQKNIFSAAQLPTGSYKVDFPKTEETRARSYTFTIKQVNELKLRDLKEYMTGGSSLNPRDVLQGMDVVMKEHPSKCMITVGKSFFTRETERDDDLGFGLAAARGYKHALKPTAQGLSLCLDYSVLAFRKSMSVIEYLKHYFGWSDVQRQFNRRDVEMELTGLKVTVTHRKNKQKLTIVGLSRKDTKDEGFELIDETGNEPPRKTSIVEYFRIKYGKDIVHKNIPCLDLGKNGRQNLVPMELCILVEGQIYPKEGLDRDSALWLKTLSLVNPQQRQRNILKMIESSAGPSGGEIIGNFGMKVDTKMTPVVGRVLKAPALKLAERGKPVREEPGRNNQWNLMKKGVTRGSVVKHWAVLDFTAFERNTNSRMANDFVGLLINRCGTLGMQLEDPIIFKSARMDLLSKANALEDLLRQVIDEASHKHGGARPTLVLCAMSARVDGYKTLKWIAETKLGLVTQCFLTNSANRGGDQYRANLALKINAKVGGSNVELMDTGYSFFKREDEVMFIGADVNHPAARDQTSPSIVAVVGTLNWPEANRYAARVIAQPRRKEEIEGFGDTCLELVKAHFQATKKRPNKIVIFRDGVSDGQFDMVLNSELLDVKLTFGRNNYFPKITVIVAQKRHQTRFFPATPNDASDKGNVPSGTVVDTKVIHPFEYDFYLCSHHGGIGTSKPTHYYALWDELDFTSDQMQKLIFDMCFTFTRCTKPVSLVPPVYYADMVAFRGRMYHEASSREKNIRQPRGAPPPPADSLSALTLEDKAIFKLHKELENVMFFV, from the exons ATGGAGAGAGGTGGTTACCGTGGAGGTCGTGGAGGTGATGGCCGTGGCAGAGGCGGCGGAGGCCGTGGTGACGGCAGTGGTCGTGGTTATGGTGctggcggcggcggcg ATCGAGGTCGTGGCTATGGTTCTCGCGGCGGCGGAGATCGCGGGCGTGGTTATGGTGCTCGCGGCGGCGATTTTGGAAATCGTGGACAGAGTTCCGGTGGGAGTGGTGGCGGATACGATCGGAATCAACAGGAAGTCCGAAGCCAGAGCCAGTGGGGACCACCGCCGGGTCACGGTGGCCGTGGAACGCAGTCGCAGCAGCAGCCTCCACCGCAGGCGGTCCAACAACCGCCACAGGCTCAAGTGAGTCAACCAGGAGGCGTCGGGAGAGGCGCGTGGGGTCGTAAGCCACAGATTTTTTCTGatacggcggcggcggcggtcCCGCCTTCTTCTCCGTCAACCGTGTCAGTTTCTGAAACGGCTCGTG GTCCTGAAATGACGAATCcggaagcttcttcttcttcttcttcttcggagaAGAAGGTTCAAGTTGCTTCTACCGAGAGGAAAGTACCAATGAGACGTCCTGATAAAGGCGGTGTTGTTGCTGTTCGTCGTGTAAACCTCTTTGTCAACCACTTCCGAGTGCACATTGATCCCGAAAGTGTCATAAAGCATTACGATGTTGACATCAAACGAGAAATTTCCTCTAAGAAGATATCAAGGTTCGAGCTTTGTATGGTCAGGGACAAGCTGTTCACCGACAATCCCGGCGAGTTTCCACTCGACATGACTGCCTATGATGGTCAGAAGAATATCTTCAGCGCAGCGCAACTGCCTACTGGTTCGTATAAGGTGGATTTTCCCAAGACGGAAGAGACGAGAGCTCGAAGCTATACGTTCACCATCAAGCAGGTGAATGAGCTCAAGCTCCGTGACCTGAAAGAGTACATGACAGGGGGCTCGTCTCTCAACCCTCGTGATGTACTGCAAGGGATGGATGTTGTGATGAAGGAGCATCCTTCGAAGTGTATGATAACCGTCGGTAAAAGCTTCTTCACCCGCGAGACTGAGAGGGATGATGACTTAGGCTTCGGTCTTGCAGCTGCCAGAGGATACAAACATGCTCTGAAGCCGACAGCGCAAGGTTTATCCTTGTGCTTGGACTACTCGGTGTTGGCGTTCCGGAAGTCCATGTCTGTCATCGAGTATCTGAAACATTACTTTGGCTGGTCTGATGTGCAGCGTCAGTTCAACAGACGCGATGTGGAAATGGAATTGACTGGGTTGAAAGTCACTGTCACTCACCGGAAGAACAAACAGAAACTCACCATTGTAGGGCTGAGTAGGAAAGACACTAAAGACGAAGGATTCGAGCTAATCGATGAAACGGGGAATGAGCCGCCGAGGAAGACGTCTATTGTTGAGTATTTCAGGATTAAGTATGGAAAAGACATTGTTCACAAGAACATTCCTTGCCTGGATTTGGGTAAAAACGGACGGCAAAACTTGGTGCCCATGGAGCTGTGCATTTTGGTTGAAGGACAGATTTACCCAAAGGAAGGCTTGGATAGAGATTCAGCCTTGTGGTTGAAAACGCTGTCACTAGTGAATCCACAGCAAAGGCAGAGGAATATACTCAAGATGATAGAGTCCAGTGCTGGTCCTAGCGGTGGAGAGATTATTGGCAACTTTGGAATGAAAGTCGATACAAAGATGACACCTGTGGTAGGTCGTGTTCTCAAGGCTCCGGCGTTGAAGTTGGCAGAGAGAGGCAAACCTGTCCGTGAGGAACCGGGACGTAACAATCAATGGAACCTTATGAAGAAGGGAGTCACGAGGGGTTCAGTAGTCAAGCATTGGGCTGTTCTTGACTTCACTGCCTTTGAGAGGAACACCAACTCCAGGATGGCTAACGACTTTGTGGGCCTCCTTATTAATCGTTGTGGGACACTTGGGATGCAGCTGGAGGATCCCATCATTTTCAAATCAGCAAGAATGGATttgctttctaaagctaatgCTCTCGAGGATTTGCTTCGACAAGTGATTGACGAGGCTAGTCATAAGCATGGTGGGGCTCGCCCAACTCTTGTTCTGTGTGCTATGTCTGCGAGGGTTGATGGCTACAAGACTCTCAAATGGATAGCCGAGACCAAGCTTGGTCTGGTGACTCAGTGTTTCTTGACCAATTCCGCCAACAGAGGAGGTGACCAGTATCGGGCAAATCTCGCCCTCAAGATCAATGCAAAAGTTGGCGGAAGTAATGTTGAGCTGATGGATACTGGCTACTCTTTCTTCAAAAGAGAGGACGAGGTCATGTTCATTGGTGCTGACGTCAACCATCCTGCTGCTCGAGACCAGACGAGCCCCTCCATTGTTGCTGTTGTGGGCACTCTAAACTGGCCTGAAGCTAACCGTTACGCAGCTAGAGTCATTGCACAGCCTCGCCGGAAAGAGGAGATTGAAGGATTTGGTGACACGTGCCTTGAGCTTGTTAAAGCTCATTTTCAGGCCACAAAGAAACGGCCTAACAAGATCGTTATCTTCCGTGATGGTGTCAGTGATGGTCAGTTCGACATGGTTCTTAATAGTGAGTTGCTTGATGTGAAGCTTACTTTTGGGAGGAACAACTACTTCCCCAAGATTACTGTAATCGTGGCGCAGAAACGTCATCAAACCCGTTTCTTCCCTGCTACACCCAATGACGCAAGTGACAAGGGAAATGTTCCTTCAGGTACGGTGGTCGATACCAAAGTCATCCACCCGTTTGAGTACGATTTCTACCTCTGCAGTCACCATGGAGGCATAGGGACAAGCAAGCCCACTCATTATTATGCCCTTTGGGACGAACTCGACTTCACTTCAGATCAGATGCAGAAGCTTATCTTCGACATGTGCTTCACTTTCACTCGCTGCACCAAACCTGTGTCTCTCGTTCCTCCAGTCTACTATGCGGACATGGTCGCATTTAGAGGAAGAATGTACCACGAGGCGAGTTCACGGGAGAAGAACATTAGGCAGCCACGAGGAGCGCCTCCCCCACCGGCCGATTCACTTTCTGCTCTGACCTTGGAGGACAAAGCAATATTCAAGTTGCACAAGGAGCTTGAGAACGTTATGTTCTTTGTCTGA
- the LOC106440200 gene encoding uncharacterized protein LOC106440200 codes for MNPGATSSINSVEVVKAETLTISEIAAFIKREPAKVAYFDCIATIDDVKLGTDWYYIACKDCQTKLNCGPTTLLCPTCGNENATAVANYRVEMFVYDNEEQCTFIILGDAGKELTGRKATELIDTYVEENGGDGAELEVPLPQCFIDTIGQTKKFRIKVAPYNFTSSRQSFTATKIVSSAVLPPKKPPLEAPPGTEVENSELAESSGGGTSATDDQKKAKRIKRSG; via the exons ATGAACCCTGGTGCAACTTCTTCGATCAACTCTGTTGAGGTGGTTAAAGCTGAGACGCTCACAATAAGTGAGATTGCTGCCTTCATCAAACGTGAGCCTGCTAAG GTTGCCTACTTTGACTGCATTGCCACAATTGATGATGTCAAGCTTGGTACTGACTGGTATTACATTGCCTGCAAGGATTGTCAGACAAAGTTAAACTGTGGGCCTACAACACTGCTTTGTCCAACATGCGGGAATGAAAATGCTACTGCAGTAGCCAA CTACCGGGTGGAGATGTTTGTCTATGATAATGAGGAGCAGTGCACTTTCATCATCCTCGGAGATGCTGGGAAAGAGCTCACCGGCAGAAAAGCAACAGAGTTGATCGACACTTATGTTGAG GAAAATGGTGGAGATGGGGCTGAGCTTGAGGTTCCACTACCACAGTGTTTTATCGACACAATCGGACAGACTAAGAAATTCAGGATCAAGGTGGCCCCCTACAATTTCACCTCTTCGCGACAATCCTTCACAGCTACCAAAATTGTGTCATCGGCAGTTTTGCCACCAAAGAAGCCTCCACTCGAAGCGCCACCAGGAACTGAAGTGGAAAACTCAGAGTTAGCTGAGAGCAGTGGTGGTGGTACTTCAGCCACTGACGACCAGAAGAAAGCAAAGCGTATCAAGCGTAGTGGCTAG
- the LOC106431985 gene encoding uncharacterized protein LOC106431985 isoform X1 produces the protein MMMTLAASVSCLSLSRTATVTSCKHEYHLKRDIEWSQRSRECSICWQLFVLKDPARTIYLLASSVHQVLRRELDMVENEKKECISNFSKIAHNPIFFHSPFTVGLWKIFIGNQLDINPSSASEKIFILQLFTYNMWREHNCRTFRQTSSSERAINEGQASLHSGYVVYSSLYARDLILLHCTFQLRMLTSLSVCFPSSLLTILLCFIRLVCFSSSSNKLLATNSVNF, from the exons ATGATGATGACGCTTGCGGCATCTGTTTCGTGCCTTTCACTTTCCAGAACCGCCACT GTTACAAGTTGCAAGCATGAATATCACCTTAAGCGCGACATTGAATG GTCACAGAGGAGCAGAGAGTGTTCTATTTGCTGGCAACTGTTTGTCCTCAAAGATCCTGCTAGGACCATTTACTTACTTGCTTCATCAG TTCATCAAGTCCTGAGACGTGAACTAGACATGGTGgagaatgaaaagaaagaaTGCATCTCCAACTTCTCCAAG ATAGCACATAATCCCATCTTCTTCCACAGCCCTTTCACGGTTGGATTGTGGAAAATATTCATAGGGAACCAGCTAGACATCAACCCATCATCGGCCAGTGAAAAAATCTTCATACTACAACTCTTCACGTATAATATGTGGAGAGAACATAACTGCAGGACTTTCAGACAAACTTCCTCTTCGGAGCGAGCGATCAATGAAGGACAAGCTTCTCTCCATTCCGGCTACGTCGTCTACAGCTCACTCTATGCTCGAGATCTAATTCTGCTTCATTGCACTTTTCAACTAAGGATGCTCACCTCACTCTCAGTCTGTTTTCCATCTTCTTTGTTGACAATACTGCTATGTTTCATCAGACTTGTCtgtttttcatcttcttctaatAAATTACTTGCAACAAACTctgtaaatttttga
- the LOC106432003 gene encoding protein argonaute 2 isoform X1: MERGGYRGGRGGDGRGRGGGGRGDGSGRGYGAGGGGGGDRGRGYGAGGDRGRGYGSRGGGDRGRGYGARGGDFGNRGQSSGGSGGGYDRNQQEVRSQSQWGPPPGHGGRGTQSQQQPPPQAVQQPPQAQVSQPGGVGRGAWGRKPQIFSDTAAAAVPPSSPSTVSVSETARGPEMTNPEASSSSSSSEKKVQVASTERKVPMRRPDKGGVVAVRRVNLFVNHFRVHIDPESVIKHYDVDIKREISSKKISRFELCMVRDKLFTDNPGEFPLDMTAYDGQKNIFSAAQLPTGSYKVDFPKTEETRARSYTFTIKQVNELKLRDLKEYMTGGSSLNPRDVLQGMDVVMKEHPSKCMITVGKSFFTRETERDDDLGFGLAAARGYKHALKPTAQGLSLCLDYSVLAFRKSMSVIEYLKHYFGWSDVQRQFNRRDVEMELTGLKVTVTHRKNKQKLTIVGLSRKDTKDEGFELIDETGNEPPRKTSIVEYFRIKYGKDIVHKNIPCLDLGKNGRQNLVPMELCILVEGQIYPKEGLDRDSALWLKTLSLVNPQQRQRNILKMIESSAGPSGGEIIGNFGMKVDTKMTPVVGRVLKAPALKLAERGKPVREEPGRNNQWNLMKKGVTRGSVVKHWAVLDFTAFERNTNSRMANDFVGLLINRCGTLGMQLEDPIIFKSARMDLLSKANALEDLLRQVIDEASHKHGGARPTLVLCAMSARVDGYKTLKWIAETKLGLVTQCFLTNSANRGGDQYRANLALKINAKVGGSNVELMDTGYSFFKREDEVMFIGADVNHPAARDQTSPSIVAVVGTLNWPEANRYAARVIAQPRRKEEIEGFGDTCLELVKAHFQATKKRPNKIVIFRDGVSDGQFDMVLNSELLDVKLTFGRNNYFPKITVIVAQKRHQTRFFPATPNDASDKGNVPSGTVVDTKVIHPFEYDFYLCSHHGGIGTSKPTHYYALWDELDFTSDQMQKLIFDMCFTFTRCTKPVSLVPPVYYADMVAFRGRMYHEASSREKNIRQPRGAPPPPADSLSALTLEDKAIFKLHKELENVMFFV, translated from the exons ATGGAGAGAGGTGGTTACCGTGGAGGTCGTGGAGGTGATGGCCGTGGCAGAGGCGGCGGAGGCCGTGGTGACGGCAGTGGTCGTGGTTATGGTGctggcggcggcggcggcggagatCGCGGTCGTGGTTATGGAGCTGGCGGAGATCGAGGTCGTGGCTATGGTTCTCGCGGCGGCGGAGATCGCGGGCGTGGTTATGGTGCTCGCGGCGGCGATTTTGGAAATCGTGGACAGAGTTCCGGTGGGAGTGGTGGCGGATACGATCGGAATCAACAGGAAGTCCGAAGCCAGAGCCAGTGGGGACCACCGCCGGGTCACGGTGGCCGTGGAACGCAGTCGCAGCAGCAGCCTCCACCGCAGGCGGTCCAACAACCGCCACAGGCTCAAGTGAGTCAACCAGGAGGCGTCGGGAGAGGCGCGTGGGGTCGTAAGCCACAGATTTTTTCTGatacggcggcggcggcggtcCCGCCTTCTTCTCCGTCAACCGTGTCAGTTTCTGAAACGGCTCGTG GTCCTGAAATGACGAATCcggaagcttcttcttcttcttcttcttcggagaAGAAGGTTCAAGTTGCTTCTACCGAGAGGAAAGTACCAATGAGACGTCCTGATAAAGGCGGTGTTGTTGCTGTTCGTCGTGTAAACCTCTTTGTCAACCACTTCCGAGTGCACATTGATCCCGAAAGTGTCATAAAGCATTACGATGTTGACATCAAACGAGAAATTTCCTCTAAGAAGATATCAAGGTTCGAGCTTTGTATGGTCAGGGACAAGCTGTTCACCGACAATCCCGGCGAGTTTCCACTCGACATGACTGCCTATGATGGTCAGAAGAATATCTTCAGCGCAGCGCAACTGCCTACTGGTTCGTATAAGGTGGATTTTCCCAAGACGGAAGAGACGAGAGCTCGAAGCTATACGTTCACCATCAAGCAGGTGAATGAGCTCAAGCTCCGTGACCTGAAAGAGTACATGACAGGGGGCTCGTCTCTCAACCCTCGTGATGTACTGCAAGGGATGGATGTTGTGATGAAGGAGCATCCTTCGAAGTGTATGATAACCGTCGGTAAAAGCTTCTTCACCCGCGAGACTGAGAGGGATGATGACTTAGGCTTCGGTCTTGCAGCTGCCAGAGGATACAAACATGCTCTGAAGCCGACAGCGCAAGGTTTATCCTTGTGCTTGGACTACTCGGTGTTGGCGTTCCGGAAGTCCATGTCTGTCATCGAGTATCTGAAACATTACTTTGGCTGGTCTGATGTGCAGCGTCAGTTCAACAGACGCGATGTGGAAATGGAATTGACTGGGTTGAAAGTCACTGTCACTCACCGGAAGAACAAACAGAAACTCACCATTGTAGGGCTGAGTAGGAAAGACACTAAAGACGAAGGATTCGAGCTAATCGATGAAACGGGGAATGAGCCGCCGAGGAAGACGTCTATTGTTGAGTATTTCAGGATTAAGTATGGAAAAGACATTGTTCACAAGAACATTCCTTGCCTGGATTTGGGTAAAAACGGACGGCAAAACTTGGTGCCCATGGAGCTGTGCATTTTGGTTGAAGGACAGATTTACCCAAAGGAAGGCTTGGATAGAGATTCAGCCTTGTGGTTGAAAACGCTGTCACTAGTGAATCCACAGCAAAGGCAGAGGAATATACTCAAGATGATAGAGTCCAGTGCTGGTCCTAGCGGTGGAGAGATTATTGGCAACTTTGGAATGAAAGTCGATACAAAGATGACACCTGTGGTAGGTCGTGTTCTCAAGGCTCCGGCGTTGAAGTTGGCAGAGAGAGGCAAACCTGTCCGTGAGGAACCGGGACGTAACAATCAATGGAACCTTATGAAGAAGGGAGTCACGAGGGGTTCAGTAGTCAAGCATTGGGCTGTTCTTGACTTCACTGCCTTTGAGAGGAACACCAACTCCAGGATGGCTAACGACTTTGTGGGCCTCCTTATTAATCGTTGTGGGACACTTGGGATGCAGCTGGAGGATCCCATCATTTTCAAATCAGCAAGAATGGATttgctttctaaagctaatgCTCTCGAGGATTTGCTTCGACAAGTGATTGACGAGGCTAGTCATAAGCATGGTGGGGCTCGCCCAACTCTTGTTCTGTGTGCTATGTCTGCGAGGGTTGATGGCTACAAGACTCTCAAATGGATAGCCGAGACCAAGCTTGGTCTGGTGACTCAGTGTTTCTTGACCAATTCCGCCAACAGAGGAGGTGACCAGTATCGGGCAAATCTCGCCCTCAAGATCAATGCAAAAGTTGGCGGAAGTAATGTTGAGCTGATGGATACTGGCTACTCTTTCTTCAAAAGAGAGGACGAGGTCATGTTCATTGGTGCTGACGTCAACCATCCTGCTGCTCGAGACCAGACGAGCCCCTCCATTGTTGCTGTTGTGGGCACTCTAAACTGGCCTGAAGCTAACCGTTACGCAGCTAGAGTCATTGCACAGCCTCGCCGGAAAGAGGAGATTGAAGGATTTGGTGACACGTGCCTTGAGCTTGTTAAAGCTCATTTTCAGGCCACAAAGAAACGGCCTAACAAGATCGTTATCTTCCGTGATGGTGTCAGTGATGGTCAGTTCGACATGGTTCTTAATAGTGAGTTGCTTGATGTGAAGCTTACTTTTGGGAGGAACAACTACTTCCCCAAGATTACTGTAATCGTGGCGCAGAAACGTCATCAAACCCGTTTCTTCCCTGCTACACCCAATGACGCAAGTGACAAGGGAAATGTTCCTTCAGGTACGGTGGTCGATACCAAAGTCATCCACCCGTTTGAGTACGATTTCTACCTCTGCAGTCACCATGGAGGCATAGGGACAAGCAAGCCCACTCATTATTATGCCCTTTGGGACGAACTCGACTTCACTTCAGATCAGATGCAGAAGCTTATCTTCGACATGTGCTTCACTTTCACTCGCTGCACCAAACCTGTGTCTCTCGTTCCTCCAGTCTACTATGCGGACATGGTCGCATTTAGAGGAAGAATGTACCACGAGGCGAGTTCACGGGAGAAGAACATTAGGCAGCCACGAGGAGCGCCTCCCCCACCGGCCGATTCACTTTCTGCTCTGACCTTGGAGGACAAAGCAATATTCAAGTTGCACAAGGAGCTTGAGAACGTTATGTTCTTTGTCTGA
- the LOC106431985 gene encoding E3 ubiquitin-protein ligase RHF1A isoform X2 gives MMMTLAASVSCLSLSRTATVTSCKHEYHLKRDIEWSQRSRECSICWQLFVLKDPARTIYLLASSVHQVLRRELDMVENEKKECISNFSKPFHGWIVENIHREPARHQPIIGQ, from the exons ATGATGATGACGCTTGCGGCATCTGTTTCGTGCCTTTCACTTTCCAGAACCGCCACT GTTACAAGTTGCAAGCATGAATATCACCTTAAGCGCGACATTGAATG GTCACAGAGGAGCAGAGAGTGTTCTATTTGCTGGCAACTGTTTGTCCTCAAAGATCCTGCTAGGACCATTTACTTACTTGCTTCATCAG TTCATCAAGTCCTGAGACGTGAACTAGACATGGTGgagaatgaaaagaaagaaTGCATCTCCAACTTCTCCAAG CCCTTTCACGGTTGGATTGTGGAAAATATTCATAGGGAACCAGCTAGACATCAACCCATCATCGGCCAGTGA